A part of Streptantibioticus cattleyicolor NRRL 8057 = DSM 46488 genomic DNA contains:
- a CDS encoding DUF2165 domain-containing protein, giving the protein MLAPRRLAAVALTASVALYMALVAFGNITDFGTNQQFVRHVLAMDTTFHDKALMWRGITSPRVADAAYVLIIAWETITALVLVCATALWFVVPGRARSWSAYGLVMTVLLFGAGFLAVGGEWFAMWQSKQWNGLEAATRDLVFAGVTLLVVLGDREVTGRQGTEGP; this is encoded by the coding sequence GTGCTCGCGCCACGGCGGCTGGCGGCCGTGGCGCTGACCGCCTCCGTGGCCCTCTACATGGCGCTGGTGGCCTTCGGGAACATCACCGACTTCGGCACCAACCAGCAGTTCGTCCGCCACGTCCTGGCGATGGACACCACGTTCCACGACAAGGCGCTGATGTGGCGTGGCATCACCTCACCGCGCGTCGCCGACGCGGCCTACGTCCTGATCATCGCCTGGGAGACGATCACCGCGCTGGTGCTGGTCTGCGCCACCGCGTTGTGGTTCGTCGTGCCGGGACGCGCCCGGTCCTGGAGCGCGTACGGCCTGGTGATGACGGTGCTGCTGTTCGGCGCGGGCTTCCTGGCCGTCGGCGGGGAGTGGTTCGCGATGTGGCAGTCCAAGCAGTGGAACGGGCTGGAGGCCGCCACCCGTGACCTGGTGTTCGCCGGTGTGACGCTGCTCGTGGTCCTCGGCGACCGCGAAGTGACGGGTCGTCAGGGAACCGAGGGCCCCTGA
- a CDS encoding TetR/AcrR family transcriptional regulator, translating into MPTGVAMRDAREQLFAAAERVLLRDGASALTSRAVTTEAQVAKGLLHRHFADFDTFLAELVLDRIGRVEAQGAALRESAGTGTVTGNLVAALTTLFDAVAVGIVGLVVVHDAMRAKVREVTGGGLPLLNEATAMVRCYLAAERDLGRVAAHADLDALAPTLIGAAHLLFADREGARPTHGDVEKVVTTVVADAVT; encoded by the coding sequence GTGCCGACAGGGGTCGCCATGCGCGACGCGCGCGAGCAGCTGTTCGCCGCGGCGGAACGCGTTCTGCTGAGGGACGGCGCCAGCGCGCTGACCAGCCGCGCGGTCACCACCGAGGCGCAGGTCGCCAAGGGCCTGCTCCACCGTCACTTCGCGGACTTCGACACCTTCCTCGCCGAGTTGGTGCTCGACCGGATCGGCCGCGTCGAGGCGCAGGGCGCGGCGCTGCGCGAGTCGGCCGGCACTGGTACGGTCACCGGCAACCTGGTCGCCGCGCTGACCACCCTCTTCGACGCGGTCGCCGTGGGGATCGTCGGCCTGGTCGTCGTCCACGACGCCATGCGGGCCAAGGTGCGCGAGGTGACGGGCGGCGGCCTGCCGCTGCTCAACGAGGCCACCGCCATGGTCCGTTGCTACCTCGCCGCCGAACGCGACCTGGGCCGGGTCGCGGCCCACGCCGACCTCGACGCCCTCGCCCCCACCCTGATCGGGGCCGCGCACCTGCTCTTCGCAGACCGGGAAGGCGCCCGGCCGACCCACGGCGACGTCGAGAAGGTCGTGACCACGGTCGTCGCCGACGCCGTGACCTGA
- a CDS encoding NmrA family NAD(P)-binding protein, producing MTTTGTTLVIGATGTTGSRTTAQLTAAGHRVKAGSRRALPVAGAEPVAFDWYEPATHAAALDGVDRVYLVPPVGDYDPATVMLPFLRRARAAGVHRAVLLSSSAIPAGGPAVGAVHQALPGLFEQWAVLRPSWFMQNFTGAHAHADSIRREGVIRTATGDGRVAFVDADDIAAVAVHALTDDTAPGTDLVLTGPETLSHDDIAATVTKVTGRPVVHHQLTYEQMRDHLTAHVPAEFAAMLAGLDRAIAQGSEDRVTDTVQRLTGRPARTFRALLESLRRHGS from the coding sequence ATGACCACCACCGGAACCACACTGGTCATCGGCGCCACCGGCACCACCGGAAGCCGCACCACCGCCCAACTGACGGCGGCGGGCCACCGCGTCAAGGCCGGCAGCCGCCGCGCCCTCCCGGTCGCCGGGGCCGAACCGGTCGCCTTCGACTGGTACGAACCCGCCACTCACGCCGCCGCCCTCGACGGGGTCGACCGCGTCTACCTCGTTCCGCCCGTGGGCGACTACGACCCGGCGACGGTCATGCTGCCGTTCCTGCGTCGGGCCCGCGCCGCGGGCGTACACCGCGCGGTGCTCCTGAGTTCCTCGGCCATCCCCGCGGGCGGCCCTGCGGTGGGCGCCGTGCACCAGGCGCTGCCCGGCCTGTTCGAGCAGTGGGCGGTGCTGCGCCCCTCGTGGTTCATGCAGAACTTCACCGGCGCCCACGCGCACGCCGACAGCATCCGCCGAGAAGGCGTCATCCGCACCGCCACCGGGGACGGCCGGGTCGCCTTCGTCGACGCGGACGACATCGCGGCCGTCGCCGTCCACGCCCTCACCGACGACACGGCACCCGGCACCGACCTCGTCCTGACGGGGCCGGAAACGCTCAGCCACGACGACATCGCCGCGACCGTCACCAAGGTCACCGGGCGGCCCGTGGTCCACCACCAGCTGACCTACGAGCAGATGCGCGACCACCTCACGGCACACGTACCGGCGGAGTTCGCCGCCATGCTGGCCGGCCTGGACCGTGCCATCGCGCAGGGGTCGGAGGACCGCGTCACCGACACCGTCCAGCGCCTCACCGGCCGTCCCGCGCGCACCTTCCGTGCCCTGCTGGAAAGCCTGAGGCGGCACGGCAGTTGA
- a CDS encoding LysR family transcriptional regulator codes for MDLDAVRTFVAAADAGRFQDAAAGLSITQQAVSKRIATLEKTLGVRLFTRTARGAKLTIDGQAFLPHARDLLRAEERAAASVRPGSRPLRVDVIGRRLAPATLLSDFRRAHPGTELDVVTLFDADAAVDAIRSGVIDASFRAVTMPGRALPDDIEAVRVYGEPIQLLTGPAHELAAAHAVTPAGLVGHRIWMPGLVPGTEWGAYYDALAAAFGLTIEITGPDFGTEPVLETVAGSPELATFVGERTHLVWPTDHGLRRITVRDPTPVYPHSLVWHRDNPHPVLAALRDHLRSARTDHDDTGTWAPAWAWSAEPRRGR; via the coding sequence GTGGATCTCGACGCTGTGCGCACCTTCGTGGCCGCCGCGGACGCGGGGCGGTTCCAGGACGCCGCCGCCGGGCTGTCGATCACCCAGCAGGCGGTCTCCAAACGCATCGCCACGCTGGAGAAGACGCTCGGCGTGCGGCTGTTCACCCGTACCGCGCGCGGCGCGAAACTCACCATCGACGGACAGGCGTTCCTGCCCCACGCCCGTGATCTGCTGCGGGCCGAGGAGCGGGCGGCTGCCTCCGTCCGTCCTGGCAGCCGCCCGTTGCGGGTGGACGTGATCGGGCGCCGCCTCGCCCCGGCCACCCTGCTGAGTGACTTCCGGCGCGCCCATCCCGGCACCGAACTCGACGTGGTGACCCTCTTCGACGCCGACGCGGCCGTCGACGCCATCCGGTCCGGTGTGATCGACGCCTCCTTCCGTGCCGTCACCATGCCCGGCCGTGCGCTCCCCGACGACATCGAGGCGGTACGGGTCTACGGCGAGCCGATCCAGCTCCTCACCGGCCCGGCCCACGAACTCGCCGCCGCCCACGCGGTCACCCCCGCCGGGCTCGTCGGACACCGGATCTGGATGCCCGGCCTCGTCCCCGGCACGGAATGGGGCGCCTACTACGACGCCCTCGCCGCCGCGTTCGGGCTCACCATCGAGATCACCGGCCCCGACTTCGGCACCGAACCCGTGCTGGAGACCGTCGCCGGCTCCCCGGAACTGGCCACCTTCGTCGGCGAGCGGACGCATCTGGTGTGGCCCACCGACCACGGCCTGCGACGGATCACCGTGCGGGACCCCACACCGGTCTACCCCCACTCGCTGGTATGGCACCGCGACAACCCGCACCCGGTACTCGCCGCGCTCCGCGACCACCTCCGCTCCGCCCGCACCGACCACGACGACACCGGCACCTGGGCACCGGCCTGGGCGTGGTCGGCCGAACCACGGCGGGGGAGGTAG
- a CDS encoding alkene reductase: MTNTAARSALFEPARLGPLHLPNRLVMAPLTRNRAGADGVPGPLMTTYYTQRASAGLIIAEATTPNAVGQTYPNIPALHGAHHVAGWRRVNDAVRAAGGRMVVQLQHGGRVGHPDNSGLTPVAPSPVALPETIHTPSGRQPSVVPREMTTDDIRSTVADFAAAARNAVATGFEGVEVHSANGHLLHQFLAENTNRRTDAYGGPVSRRVRFVVEVAQAVADAIGPERVGLRISPGNTVNGIAEGDTGRIYPELVAALAGLDLAYLHIVFADPDQPLFRDLRAAWPTALIANPALGHGPLPADGGRRAGERLLDAGADLIAFGRGFLANPDFVARLRTGAPLNPVREAYTMYTGGETGYTDYPTLPATVAHAVPAGAGVTR, from the coding sequence ATGACGAACACGGCAGCACGGTCAGCGCTCTTCGAACCCGCCCGCCTCGGACCCCTGCACCTGCCCAACCGCCTGGTGATGGCGCCGCTCACCCGCAACCGCGCCGGAGCCGACGGCGTTCCCGGGCCCCTCATGACCACGTACTACACGCAGCGCGCGTCGGCGGGGCTGATCATCGCCGAGGCGACCACACCCAACGCCGTGGGGCAGACCTACCCGAACATCCCCGCCCTCCACGGCGCCCACCACGTGGCGGGGTGGCGCAGGGTGAACGACGCGGTGCGCGCGGCGGGCGGCAGGATGGTCGTGCAACTGCAACACGGGGGCCGGGTCGGCCACCCCGACAACAGCGGGCTGACGCCGGTCGCCCCGTCGCCCGTTGCGCTCCCGGAGACGATCCACACCCCCAGCGGGCGCCAACCCTCCGTCGTGCCACGGGAGATGACCACCGACGACATCCGCTCGACGGTGGCCGACTTCGCCGCCGCCGCCCGCAACGCGGTGGCCACCGGCTTCGAGGGGGTCGAGGTGCACTCGGCCAACGGCCACCTGCTCCACCAGTTCCTGGCGGAGAACACCAACCGCCGCACCGACGCCTACGGCGGCCCGGTCAGCCGCCGCGTCCGGTTCGTGGTCGAGGTGGCCCAGGCCGTCGCCGACGCCATCGGACCGGAACGGGTGGGGCTGCGCATCTCCCCGGGGAACACCGTCAACGGCATCGCCGAGGGCGACACCGGGCGCATCTACCCGGAGTTGGTGGCCGCGCTGGCCGGTCTCGACCTGGCCTATCTGCACATCGTCTTCGCCGACCCGGACCAGCCGCTCTTCCGCGACCTGCGCGCGGCGTGGCCGACCGCGCTGATCGCCAACCCGGCACTGGGGCACGGCCCGCTCCCCGCCGACGGCGGCCGGCGGGCCGGCGAGCGGCTGCTGGACGCCGGCGCCGACCTGATCGCCTTCGGCCGCGGCTTCCTCGCCAACCCCGACTTCGTGGCACGTCTGCGTACCGGCGCGCCACTGAATCCGGTGCGCGAGGCGTACACGATGTATACCGGCGGCGAGACCGGATACACGGACTACCCCACGCTGCCGGCCACCGTCGCCCACGCCGTGCCGGCCGGTGCGGGCGTCACCCGGTAG
- a CDS encoding TetR/AcrR family transcriptional regulator produces MMPDQRQDVVIWMRPEQAAAGRPAERSRAEITAAAVALADAEGLEAVSMRRVAAALDTGAASLYRYVATRDDLLDLMADHAGGEYALAAPTGDWRADLLDVARQARHIMRRHPWLATLAVTRPVLGPNGVGLLEHILTVLDGHPASPAAKLEAFALLTALTAVFVQHERAAADPGARRTAAYLRHAAASGDHPRLAALLGESAEPPGDVPDRFEAVVVRTLAGVLG; encoded by the coding sequence GTGATGCCGGACCAACGGCAGGACGTCGTGATCTGGATGCGACCGGAGCAGGCCGCGGCCGGCCGGCCCGCCGAGCGCAGCCGGGCCGAGATCACCGCGGCGGCCGTGGCGCTCGCCGACGCCGAGGGCCTGGAGGCCGTCTCGATGCGCCGGGTCGCGGCGGCGCTGGACACCGGCGCCGCCTCGCTCTACCGGTACGTCGCCACCCGGGACGACCTGCTGGACCTGATGGCGGACCACGCGGGCGGCGAGTACGCACTCGCCGCCCCCACCGGGGACTGGCGGGCCGACCTGCTCGATGTCGCCCGCCAGGCCCGGCACATCATGCGCCGCCACCCGTGGCTCGCCACCCTCGCCGTCACCCGGCCGGTGCTCGGCCCCAACGGGGTCGGACTGCTGGAACACATCCTGACGGTGCTCGACGGCCACCCCGCCTCCCCCGCCGCGAAACTGGAGGCGTTCGCCCTGCTCACCGCGTTGACCGCGGTCTTCGTCCAGCACGAACGGGCCGCCGCCGACCCCGGTGCCCGCCGTACCGCCGCCTACCTGCGCCACGCCGCCGCCTCGGGCGACCACCCCCGGCTCGCGGCGCTCCTCGGCGAGTCCGCCGAGCCGCCCGGGGACGTACCCGACCGCTTCGAGGCCGTCGTCGTCCGGACGCTGGCCGGGGTGCTGGGGTGA
- a CDS encoding class I SAM-dependent methyltransferase, producing the protein MPSLSPVPDGHRPDDGTHALRDAARSYGTDAERYDRTRPRYPDALVERVIAAAPDRDVLDVGAGTGIAGLAFQAAGCTVLGVEPDPRMAELARRKGLEVEVATFEGWDPAGRTFGALVSGTAWHWIDPVAGAAKAATALRPGGRLALFWNAFRPAPQVARAFGAVYARVLPDLPVLQRAMAGPDSHAGMVATASDGIARTGAFGAVEQWRFDWSRPYTRDQWLDQVPTFGGNGQLPPDRLDALLTGIGDAVDAMGGGFTMDYTALVVTSTRLP; encoded by the coding sequence ATGCCCAGTCTATCTCCGGTGCCCGACGGGCACCGCCCCGACGACGGAACGCACGCGCTGCGCGACGCCGCGCGGTCCTACGGCACGGACGCCGAACGGTACGACCGCACCCGGCCCCGCTACCCCGACGCCCTGGTCGAACGCGTCATCGCCGCCGCCCCCGACCGCGACGTCCTCGATGTCGGCGCGGGCACCGGCATCGCCGGACTCGCCTTCCAGGCCGCCGGATGCACGGTGCTCGGCGTCGAACCCGACCCGCGCATGGCCGAGTTGGCCCGCCGCAAGGGGCTTGAGGTCGAGGTCGCCACGTTCGAGGGGTGGGACCCGGCGGGCAGGACGTTCGGCGCGCTCGTCTCCGGAACGGCCTGGCACTGGATCGACCCGGTGGCCGGCGCCGCCAAGGCGGCCACGGCGCTGCGCCCCGGCGGCCGGCTGGCGCTGTTCTGGAACGCCTTCCGGCCCGCCCCCCAGGTGGCCCGGGCGTTCGGCGCGGTCTACGCCCGGGTCCTCCCCGACCTGCCGGTCCTCCAACGCGCGATGGCCGGCCCGGACAGCCACGCCGGGATGGTCGCCACGGCGTCCGACGGCATCGCGCGGACGGGTGCGTTCGGCGCGGTCGAGCAGTGGCGCTTCGACTGGTCCCGCCCCTACACCCGCGACCAATGGCTGGACCAGGTGCCGACCTTCGGCGGCAACGGCCAACTCCCGCCGGACCGGCTCGACGCGCTGCTGACCGGGATCGGCGACGCCGTCGACGCGATGGGCGGCGGCTTCACCATGGACTACACCGCGCTCGTGGTCACCAGCACGCGCCTGCCTTGA
- a CDS encoding alpha/beta fold hydrolase: protein MPEHAYNGDVRIAYEDLGGHGGDPLLLVMGLGASRFWWPDGLVAELVGQGFHVVAYDQRDAGESTRFPDRAGAPPFAALVRRRTPAYTAEALCDDAIAVLDAVGWDAAHLFGHSMGGLLAQRTAIRHPDRVLTMTSSGAVPSDAAGLAVLRYLRLGTVARFARMRSPEGPDAAAAFATAVGDALVAPGRRFEVAEARVIMAKEAAAGVASFHDPQAQSRQIGAKWHGGRLAEVAVPSLVLHGADDPLVRVSAAHAIANAVPGAGLTVIPGAGHLLHREVWPQYAARLRTFVDRSGTSRTARAG from the coding sequence ATGCCGGAGCACGCATACAACGGTGACGTACGCATCGCCTACGAAGACCTCGGCGGCCATGGCGGCGACCCGCTGCTGCTGGTGATGGGGCTGGGTGCCTCGCGCTTCTGGTGGCCGGACGGCCTGGTCGCGGAGCTGGTCGGGCAGGGCTTCCACGTGGTGGCCTACGACCAGCGGGACGCGGGGGAGTCCACCCGCTTCCCCGACCGCGCCGGCGCCCCGCCCTTCGCCGCGCTGGTGCGCCGGCGGACCCCCGCCTACACCGCCGAGGCGCTGTGCGACGACGCGATCGCGGTGCTGGACGCCGTCGGCTGGGACGCGGCGCACCTGTTCGGCCACTCCATGGGCGGCCTGCTGGCCCAGCGCACCGCCATCCGTCATCCGGACCGGGTGCTCACCATGACCTCCTCCGGCGCCGTGCCCAGCGACGCGGCGGGCCTCGCCGTCCTGCGGTATCTGCGGCTGGGTACCGTCGCCCGCTTCGCGCGGATGCGGTCGCCGGAAGGGCCCGACGCCGCTGCCGCCTTCGCGACCGCCGTCGGTGACGCGCTCGTCGCGCCCGGCCGCCGCTTCGAGGTGGCCGAGGCCCGCGTGATCATGGCGAAGGAGGCCGCCGCCGGGGTGGCGAGCTTCCACGACCCCCAGGCCCAGAGCCGGCAGATCGGCGCCAAGTGGCACGGCGGACGGCTCGCCGAGGTCGCGGTGCCCTCCCTCGTCCTGCACGGCGCCGACGACCCCCTGGTCCGCGTCTCCGCCGCGCACGCCATCGCGAACGCCGTTCCCGGCGCCGGTCTCACCGTGATCCCCGGCGCGGGCCATCTGCTGCACCGGGAGGTCTGGCCGCAGTACGCCGCGCGGCTCCGGACGTTCGTCGACCGGTCCGGAACGTCCCGTACCGCCCGGGCCGGTTGA
- a CDS encoding nuclear transport factor 2 family protein, with protein MNSSEPRDVVRRYFEALASGDDEVIRDCWAEDGSCWYGGDLPISGTWQGRDRVINGFLATAFAHLDPDQEIGLRVTNVFGEGDQVLVEWDSWATGKTGRAYHEKNIGAFVVRDGRIVTMREYADTQHWERALVADAS; from the coding sequence ATGAACAGCAGCGAACCCCGGGACGTGGTCCGGCGTTACTTCGAGGCCCTGGCGTCGGGTGACGACGAGGTCATCCGTGACTGCTGGGCGGAGGACGGCAGTTGCTGGTACGGCGGTGACCTGCCGATCTCGGGTACCTGGCAGGGACGCGACCGGGTGATCAACGGCTTCCTGGCGACCGCCTTCGCCCACCTCGACCCCGACCAGGAGATCGGCCTGCGGGTGACCAACGTCTTCGGCGAGGGCGACCAGGTGCTCGTCGAGTGGGACTCGTGGGCCACCGGAAAGACCGGCAGGGCCTACCACGAGAAGAACATCGGGGCCTTCGTCGTCCGCGACGGCAGGATCGTCACCATGCGTGAATACGCCGACACCCAGCACTGGGAGCGCGCTCTGGTCGCCGACGCGTCGTGA
- a CDS encoding DUF3152 domain-containing protein, translating into MNAAPKRSARKHAGGPAHRRRGPYLILGLASLALLGAVVVVVKPGEAARAGASVTAYRSAPPGPTADVGPSVTASASAHITRSGTAGSPTGPAGPTPGGTNPSPGGGQDGRTSTVSEHGTGVFTTAQASGDAAGGGRIRRFKVEVEDGTGISAAGAAEEIRGILASPRGWTRDGHDGFQLVSSGDADFVVKIATPDTVDAICGAAGLHTHGEVNCDVGPTVVVNLKRWMLGSPQFPGPIHDYRALIVNHEVGHRIGHGHEGCPGPGRPAPVMMQQIDGLHGCTANAWPYDADGRYLQGPSVP; encoded by the coding sequence ATGAACGCAGCGCCGAAGCGGAGCGCGAGAAAGCACGCGGGCGGGCCGGCGCACCGCCGCAGGGGACCGTATCTGATCCTCGGGCTGGCCTCGCTGGCTCTGCTCGGCGCGGTGGTCGTCGTGGTGAAGCCGGGGGAGGCGGCGCGTGCGGGCGCGTCGGTGACGGCATACCGGAGCGCTCCGCCCGGTCCGACCGCAGACGTCGGGCCCAGCGTCACGGCCAGTGCGAGCGCTCACATCACCCGGAGCGGTACCGCCGGTTCCCCCACCGGCCCGGCCGGGCCCACGCCGGGTGGTACGAACCCGTCCCCGGGGGGCGGTCAGGACGGGCGAACCTCGACGGTCTCCGAGCACGGCACCGGTGTCTTCACCACCGCGCAGGCATCGGGCGATGCGGCGGGGGGCGGGCGCATACGCCGTTTCAAGGTGGAGGTCGAGGACGGCACGGGGATATCGGCAGCCGGCGCGGCGGAGGAGATCCGCGGCATACTCGCCAGTCCGCGCGGCTGGACACGCGACGGGCACGACGGCTTCCAGCTGGTCTCGTCGGGAGACGCCGACTTCGTGGTCAAGATCGCCACCCCGGACACGGTGGACGCCATCTGCGGTGCCGCGGGCCTGCACACCCACGGCGAGGTCAACTGCGACGTCGGCCCCACCGTGGTGGTCAACCTCAAGCGCTGGATGCTGGGTTCACCGCAGTTCCCCGGGCCCATCCACGACTACCGTGCCCTGATCGTCAACCACGAGGTCGGCCACCGCATCGGCCACGGCCACGAAGGCTGCCCGGGCCCCGGCCGGCCCGCCCCCGTGATGATGCAGCAGATCGACGGACTCCACGGCTGCACGGCCAACGCCTGGCCGTACGACGCCGACGGCCGTTACCTTCAGGGGCCCTCGGTTCCCTGA
- a CDS encoding SRPBCC family protein, whose translation MSTAYHVTARSAADPHTVFAILLRGATWPSWSPIDAFSLDGPGPADGPQHVGDVREFRTGRNVSRERVDKLEPPSRFEYSIVGSGPLKDYRAVVELRPAASGQGTEIHWSATFRPQLAGTGWFWRSYLSRYMQRMVEGLAAYAAEHAGEFSA comes from the coding sequence ATGTCCACCGCGTACCACGTGACCGCTCGGTCGGCGGCTGATCCGCACACCGTCTTCGCCATCCTGCTCCGCGGCGCCACCTGGCCGTCGTGGTCGCCGATCGACGCCTTCTCGCTCGACGGCCCCGGCCCGGCCGACGGTCCGCAACACGTCGGCGACGTACGGGAGTTCCGCACCGGCCGCAACGTCAGCCGTGAACGGGTGGACAAGCTGGAGCCCCCGTCCCGCTTCGAGTACTCCATCGTCGGCTCCGGCCCCCTGAAGGACTACCGTGCCGTCGTCGAGCTGCGCCCCGCCGCCTCGGGGCAGGGTACGGAGATCCACTGGTCGGCCACGTTCCGTCCCCAGTTGGCCGGAACCGGCTGGTTCTGGCGGTCGTACCTGAGCCGCTACATGCAGCGCATGGTCGAGGGTCTGGCCGCCTACGCCGCCGAGCACGCGGGCGAGTTCAGCGCGTAA
- a CDS encoding MFS transporter has translation MAGRRALGREFGWLWAAYAVSAYGTGFGFGAFPLIAVLVLHSGPTQVAALAAAGRAVGAVVAVPFGPWVEFRRKRPVMVAMDLTRFAALLSVPVAFAFGLLGFGQLLLVSVVVAAADIAFKAASGAFLKALVPPEDLLVANGRMESTTWSATVIGPPLGGAAIGLFGPVTTVVADAFSYLLSALGIRAIGGTEPGPARGGAPRLRAGDLLVGWRHILTHPTLRPLFFNSVLVNGLIMATEPLLSVLLLGRLGFAPWQYGLVFAAPCVGGLVGSRVAGRLVARFGQRRVLLTAGALRACWSVGLAFVRPGAAGMVLVFAVQLALVTCCGVYNPVLATCRLDNTAPDRVARTLSAWSVSSSAAIATLTALWGLLAAVTGPRTAIAAAGVLLLATPLLLPRRERAPRDATRQAASHT, from the coding sequence ATGGCGGGCAGGCGGGCGCTGGGGCGGGAGTTCGGGTGGTTGTGGGCGGCGTACGCCGTCAGCGCGTACGGCACGGGGTTCGGGTTCGGCGCGTTCCCGCTGATCGCGGTCCTGGTGCTGCATTCCGGGCCGACCCAGGTGGCGGCGTTGGCCGCGGCGGGGCGGGCGGTGGGGGCCGTGGTGGCGGTGCCGTTCGGTCCGTGGGTGGAGTTCCGGCGCAAGCGCCCGGTGATGGTCGCGATGGATCTGACGCGGTTCGCCGCGCTGCTGAGCGTCCCCGTGGCGTTCGCGTTCGGTCTGCTCGGCTTCGGTCAGCTGCTGCTCGTCTCCGTCGTCGTCGCCGCGGCCGACATCGCCTTCAAGGCGGCCAGTGGTGCCTTCCTCAAGGCGCTCGTGCCGCCGGAGGACCTGCTCGTCGCGAACGGCCGGATGGAGTCCACGACGTGGAGCGCGACCGTGATCGGACCACCGCTCGGCGGGGCCGCGATCGGACTGTTCGGCCCGGTGACGACCGTGGTCGCGGACGCGTTCAGCTACCTGCTCTCGGCGCTGGGCATCCGGGCGATCGGCGGGACGGAACCGGGTCCGGCACGCGGCGGTGCTCCCCGGCTGCGCGCGGGTGATCTGCTCGTCGGATGGCGCCACATCCTCACCCATCCCACGCTGCGCCCGCTGTTCTTCAACAGCGTCCTGGTCAACGGTCTGATCATGGCCACCGAACCGCTGCTCTCGGTGCTGCTGCTGGGGCGCCTCGGGTTCGCGCCGTGGCAGTACGGGCTGGTGTTCGCGGCGCCGTGCGTCGGGGGGCTGGTCGGTTCCCGTGTGGCGGGGCGGCTCGTGGCACGGTTCGGGCAGCGGCGGGTGCTGCTGACCGCCGGGGCGCTGCGGGCGTGCTGGTCGGTGGGGTTGGCGTTCGTCCGGCCCGGGGCGGCCGGGATGGTGCTCGTGTTCGCCGTGCAGCTCGCCCTGGTGACGTGTTGTGGTGTCTACAACCCGGTGCTGGCCACCTGCCGGCTCGACAACACCGCGCCCGACCGGGTGGCCCGTACCCTGTCCGCGTGGTCGGTCAGCAGCAGCGCGGCCATCGCGACGCTGACCGCCCTGTGGGGTCTGCTCGCCGCCGTCACCGGCCCCCGTACCGCGATCGCGGCCGCCGGGGTCCTCCTCCTGGCCACCCCGCTGCTGCTCCCGCGCCGCGAGCGCGCGCCCCGCGACGCGACGCGGCAGGCCGCGAGCCACACCTGA
- a CDS encoding helix-turn-helix domain-containing protein, with translation MFDSSDFDLRPYEGFDMAPYVRRTYCSWNAKGWRSLLVQRFDHAANADGLELPGTADLHLVLVVAGRAELETRADGGWRRHRWVPGRLELVVPGRPTTWRYRATTALRSVQAHIPYRTVERAAERMDGAVVDYERMAAAVAAGDPVVAEVLSALGSADETSDLYAESAAAFLTAHLLTRGRTPAPAKEDGRVGAAIALMRDRLAEPVTLADLAAEAHLSPYHFLRVFKATTGQTPHRFLTRLRIEAAQRLLVNGDLTVAEIARRCGFGSPGALSASFLRHTGMRPSDYRKS, from the coding sequence ATGTTCGACTCGTCCGACTTCGACCTGCGGCCGTACGAGGGGTTCGACATGGCTCCCTACGTCCGTCGCACCTACTGCAGCTGGAACGCCAAAGGCTGGCGGTCGCTGCTGGTCCAGCGGTTCGACCACGCGGCGAACGCCGACGGTCTGGAGCTGCCGGGGACGGCCGATCTCCATCTGGTCCTGGTCGTCGCGGGCCGTGCCGAGCTGGAGACCCGGGCCGACGGCGGATGGCGGCGGCACCGCTGGGTGCCGGGGCGGCTGGAGCTGGTCGTCCCGGGCCGCCCCACCACGTGGCGCTACCGGGCGACCACGGCCCTGCGCAGTGTGCAGGCGCACATCCCGTACCGCACCGTCGAGCGGGCCGCCGAGCGGATGGACGGTGCCGTCGTGGACTACGAGCGGATGGCCGCCGCCGTGGCCGCGGGTGACCCGGTGGTGGCGGAGGTGCTGTCGGCGCTGGGGTCGGCGGACGAGACGTCCGACCTGTACGCCGAGTCGGCGGCGGCGTTCCTCACGGCGCATCTGCTGACCCGGGGCCGTACTCCGGCACCGGCCAAGGAGGACGGCCGGGTCGGGGCCGCCATCGCGCTGATGCGTGACCGGCTGGCGGAGCCGGTGACCCTGGCCGATCTCGCCGCCGAGGCACACCTGAGCCCGTACCACTTCCTGCGTGTCTTCAAGGCGACGACCGGGCAGACACCGCACCGGTTCCTCACCCGGTTGCGGATCGAGGCCGCCCAGCGGCTGCTGGTCAACGGGGACCTCACGGTCGCCGAGATCGCGCGCCGGTGCGGGTTCGGCAGCCCCGGTGCCTTGTCGGCGTCGTTCCTGCGGCACACGGGGATGCGGCCGTCCGACTACCGCAAGTCGTGA